AGACTTTTTTGCATAAAACAAATTGGGCCTGTTGTTGGCCCATTTCCTCCCAAGACAATTAAAAGCTTAGCATATTACTCAAAGCATATTCACCATTAGCGGCTTAGATTGAACTTTGACTTAGTCTAAACATGAtcctcgtagtttgctttaggcacgcaaTTAAATCATCACAATTACGGGTATGGTTCCCTAGCGTGGTTGTGATCCCTAAATTCAATTAGTTTTAAGTATGGATACCCGTAATTCGCTTTAATTTGAGCACAAATCTTTTTGAAACAAGTTGAGGTGTGTCGTCCAATCACATAGTCTATGGTCCTTACATCAATATCTTAACTAATGTAGAAAAATGCTTTGAActatcgtagtttgctttaggcgtgttaaataaataaattatcatagctacgggtacggttcccgtgacgtagttgtgatacaaaattttcaaattcggggatacatttatgtgacccggccataccaactaataatgttaataatttaaacatgttgtaaatcgtggATACGGTTCCCGTGATGCGATTCATAATGTGtaccaaacaaacaagtgtacgacaattgtaacttgttccagaatgattccataattaattaaaatcggTAGAAAgaataaaatgcacaataggtataaaatatataataaatcagataattaggctaaTTGTTAATAGTTGAGCAAAACCACGGAACCCAGAAATgcataacaccttctcccgggttaacagaattccttacccggatttctatgtttCGTAGACTGTAAAACACAGtcaatttttcctcgattcgggattttaaatcggtgacttgggacaccataaattatctcaagtggcgactctgaatttgaataaataatcatGTTTCGGTTATTGTCACTTTActtggaaaaactcccatataccattttcggggtagaaaaaggaggtgtgacagcatcacccttcgtgcattaacactctccctcactaAAACtatgaacaataacaacaaggggatagaaataacaaaaacaagtcttacttcaacatttggttccacaataccaacctcaactttgagtcaatactcaatcaataccaaaatccgtatacatgataagaatgatcaacACAATgattaactagtctaagcatgaatAATATGATCAAGGAAAGCAACAAATACAAGAATAAGACCCACCCGCGTGCTATAACCCGACAATAACGCATAGGTACGCGTCACCTTACCTATatgttgtacccaacatctagacatatagcaaatagacaaataggtcataatccctcaagccaaggttaaccacgatacttatcTCGCTTCAACGGTCATACTCAAAGCTCAACCGCGACTTTTCCTCTCAAACGAGCCTCCGAACCGATAGAATCTAGCAtattaccaaccaaacaattcaaattaagccttaggaaccaCCCACGATCGTAAAGAATTTAATTTAGGCTATTATTGAAAAACATAacaaaaagtcaacacccggaCCGCTTGGttcaaacccaaaattcggacaaaaacccgattatccatcaCCCCCGAGCcgggatatataattggttttggaatccgacctcaatttgaggtctaaatccccaatttttgaaattcctagtttctacccaaaaatctgcaatttcaccatgaaaaccttagattttaggttgaaatcttgtgaaatatagtgaaagattgaaatgagataggttagaatcacttaccaatgatttggggaagaaggagtcttttgaaaatcgcctcttatatttttaggtttgaaaatttgaagaatgggaAAAATCCCATCTAAGTCATTTTTACACAACTggagatgtcgcaaatgcgacttgcgaagctcgcaaatgtgagaaaAGCTTCGTAAATGTGAAACTCTCACActtctgctgccttcgcaaatgcgaataaaaTGTTTGCAAATGCGGAACCtgaggatcgcaaatgcgacccttatcttcgcaaatgcgaagttgtCCCTCCCATCCCACTGCTTGCAAATGCGATggcctcttcgcaaatgcaaggttcgcatttgtgagccatacctcgcaaatgcgaagtctgcagaTCTGCTGTATCAACTTTTGgtttttctaagttcaaacactctgtagcctatccgaaactcaccaaaaacctcggggctccaaaccgactatgcacacaagtctaaaaatatcatacagacttactcgcgtgatcaaattgccaaaataacacatagaactacgaattgaataccaaatcgaatgaaattttcaaaaaagctttaaaacttctattttctcaaccggacgtccgaatcacgtcaaactaactccGTTCTTAACTAAATTTCACaggcaagtcataaatattatattggacctgtatagggctccggaaccaaaatacgaccctggtatcaacaaggccaaacatcaatcaattcttaaaaatcattaaatttTCAGACatttaattttcaacaaaaattcataactcgagctagggaccttcgaattctattccgggcatacgcccaggtcccatatttcaaTACGAACCAACctggaccgtcaaaatacgggtctgtatccgtttactcaaaacgttgaccgaagtcaactataATTAACTTTTAAAGTAAAAATTCTTATGTTTATTAGTTTTAGCATATAAGCCTTCCGGGTCAATACCCGGATTGGGCACGCAGATCGAGAAAGTCTAAAATGAGGTTCTAAAGACTTCGAAATACAGAGTTTGATTCTAatacataagatgacctatcgggtcatcacagatAGGGTCGTGCAGTCTTTGCAAGTGGAAGTCTAGTCCCTCCTGTGGAATACAATAACAAACTCTACATTTCCAGCCAGGTTACAATTTTGAACGCATATGCTTTCTCTCTCATCTAGAAAATTTAAGCGATTAGAGACAACACACGTTTATTTACTCATTTATGTCACTAACACGTCCCGTTATGTACGGGCTTATcacatagaaattcttctttGACAATGGGTATCGGCGAGACTCAACTATAGGACATCTGCCTGCCAATGACATGCTTTTAGCAGCTTGTAAGTACAGAGACTATCATATCTTAAGGAtcgacaagaggggttgctcagATGGTCAGCACCCCCTACATACAACCCGAGGGTTGTGGATTTGAGTCACCACAGGAGCAATAGCTCCAACAAAGGGGATCAAAGGAGAGgggaataaaaaaattatatatagctTAACGATCAGATTCGGAACTTTTTTGAACTCGCAACAAGTGAAAACGTGCAATTTTAAGTGCTAATAAATCGATCTTGATATGAAAACAGCCGAAGCGTTGGCTGCTCAAGTAACTGAGGAGCACTTTGCCAAAGGGATGATTTACCCTCCGTTTGGTAATATCAGAAAGATCTCAGCTTATATTGCTGCTAGTACTGTAGCTGCTAAAGCATACGAACTCGGTGAGTTTTTCGTCCTTTCTAATTAACCTTGAATTAGTGTGGCTTAATGAGTGGAATTTAATATACTATATATGCCTCAGGTGTGGCAACACGTATTTCCCGACATGCAGATTTGGTTACGTATGCTGATGAGAGTTGCATGTATACTCCTAATTACCGCAGTTATCGGTAATTAATTAACCTTTCACATGCCATAATGTTTATATGTAAAACAGTGCACTCTTTTGGAtgttcccttttctttttcttttttaattataaatttgtGTAAAAGCAGCATTGTCTTTGTGCTATAGTTGAATAAAATGAGTGTTGGTTAGTTTATTGCTTTATAAATAGCCGACCAGattcaatatttatttttctagccggtatatatagattatacattaattatacacaattatacatataGTATACATCCACCGGCTATTTTAGCTTAAGATATTAGGTGGGTGGCTATTTGGTTACTCCCTCCGATCCACTATAAGTGACAAATTTGCTTTGGGCACACCCATTAAGGAAATagtaaaatctaaacaaaaatagTCAGTGTGATTAAACTACCATCAATTAAATATTGTAGCATAATTTAATATGAGGAGTAAAAGTCTTTTTAAGGATTAGTACATAAgagtaattttgaaaaaacaaattgaattttttcttgattatataaacggacacttattttggaccaaaataaaaagataaattgatcacttattgtggactgGAGGGAGTAATTCTTATGGGTTTTGAATGGTCATTAGAACTTCAATAATTGAATAAGTGTGGGCATGTATAGGTGGAGAATCCCATGGATTAATCCAATGTTACAAAGAATTCGTCTTTGGTATGCTAATAAATTAAGAAGAAAAGTGAACTATCTATGTCTTGACTGTAATGTATAATGCTTTACACCAAAAGAGAAGAAATTGTCAAAATATATCAAGGTGTGACCTAGTGGTTAATGAACTGAGAGGAGAATGATAAGGTTTTTCATTCAAATTTCAGCTGAGACAAAAATATTCAAgtaattcttttccttttggtaTTTATGTTGATCGAAGGTAGTATGTATTCATTAAAATAGTCGAAGTGTGCCCAAGCTGatatattccaataataattataaaaaaaaaaagagaagaaattgtCTAAATGTATTAAGGTATGGGCTAGTGGTCAGTGAACTGAAAAGAGAACAATAAGGTTTTCGGTTCAAATTTCACCTGaggcaaaaatatttaagtattttttattAGTTACTTTAACCATGGTTGCCAGAATTATCTGATATCTATGCTGATGGAAGGTAGTATGTATTCGATAGAATAATTGAAGCACATATGCAAGTTGATTCAAACACCTAACTGtaactaaaaagagaaaaagaaaccgTCCAAATAATGCTTGAACATTCCCTTAATTCGTGTGGTCTAAGCATACACATTCAATAGAAAAAGAATTGGAAACTTGACAAGAAATCTCATCTTCCATTATGGTTAAGAAAATTCTAACCACTTCGATACATCTAAAGTGAGCAAATGAGGAAGATCCAAATACTAATTATCTCGAAATTGGGCCATCTTTCTCGAGAGAGGCCGGCCGCCTTCTCTCATTCCAATGTTTTTTTACTTTTAGTCGACTGCTCTATGAGTTAGCTCAATAAACTTCATCAAGTCAATTAGTTACCGACAAGGATGACGTGGCGGCGGAGACTTTGAAACGACAAAGAGGGCAAGAATTACAAGTAGAAAGCCATTTAGTAATGCAATTTGCATGAAAAATATGGCCACAAGGGACTTGTTTGCCATGATCAACACCTCTTTGAAACCCTTCCATGCATATTATACAAAGGCCAACCTTATAATTTATAACCATAGGAAATTCTTGAACTTGAATCTCGTCCTCATCGGAAGGCGCCAAACACCGCGGCCTCTCAGCCGTCGTGCTGCCTGAAATTCCCACCACCGTTAAAGCTAAATCAAGATCGAAATCTTTATCCATTTTGAATATATACGTATAATTTAGCCCTGAGAGATAATCTGTAAATATATACAGATACAATAAACCCACCATCATATAACACTCCTTTGGGTAGGTAGGACAACCACCTAAGTGTCATGAATCTGGTTTCTTGTTTTATATTACAAATATGTCCGCAAAAGAGTGTGTACAATATTACTTAAAGAGAATAGACAATGTCAGTTGACCAAGAAATTTGGTTTAAAAAAGATATAAAAAATATGATTAGGTTAAGTTCACCTACGCACGTAAGGAAAGAAAAAGTCATTGTGTTCATATCTATAGAGTCATGATATTGTAAATATATTCCTCCCTCGGTTTCATTTTATATTACGCAATTGGCTAAAACACGAactataagaaagaaaaaaagaaagctAGAAACTTTTTGGATAATAGCAAATTATTCTTAAATCAACTTGTGGTATTAAATATGTCATGTTATAAGAGCATGTCATTAAGGGGTTGTTTGTTATATGGATAAGTTATATCGGGATTATAATTAATCGTATTGTTCCCTCTGTTCCATTTTATATTACATATTTGAATTGAACTCGAAATTTAAGAAAGATGTACTTTGGTACATATCAAAATTAACCTTAATTAGAATTTGTGATCTTAAATATGACATGATATACGGTTATATAAAGTATGAGGATTAtaatatatggattaaataaaaatgagattatTCCGTGAATGATATACTTCTATTGATATATATTAGTTTCATTAGATTAAAAATGGAATTTACGAGGTATAATATAATACTTGCACTAGATAAACTTGaataaacttttattttttgtGTTAACCTTGATTTTCTTAAGGGGTTTTAAGATAAGGGATCTGGAGAAGGACAtctttttcattttgttgttacaTTCCGAAATTAATGATTTCGAGAATATTATCTGATGGGTTTTCAATGCCTTGGCCTTATgctttttatgttttgatgatctaacaaacttgtcgTGAAGAACAAAATAGAGAACTTGGCCCACAGGGTATACATTTCATGTTTCCTGGTCGAAGTCTGAAAATCAAAAAATGGATGAACAACCAcagggaggaacacaacagggacctggtgacctggtcccttagggttctccgacaCAAGCACAAGTCAGTGACTGTACGCAATCAAGATAAAgagaaacacaacagggacctgctcCCTAAgagttctctgacagaagtacaagtcaaatgTACAGCTGGAACGTAGCAGAAGAAAGTGATCATCTAGCAACTATCacagaagaggaacacaactaggacctggtccGTTGGTGTGTCCTGACAAAAGTACAAAGTCGACTATCCAGCTGGAACGCAACTGCCCAGAAGTGGTTGTGCAGACAGTACatcagtcacttctcattgggaagaagcgtacaccaagagttgacatcactacccattttgttatcttttgtgataaaacaacctggtgcaagacacaccattctttatgcattcagtgatattctctcaagcaacAACAGTATTCATCTGGCATTGAAGTCACAGGtatgtcaagaacaagaagacaactccactaaggatcagtttcttaatgagtttatgtacatccgtagttgagttgtaatcttgttatttgttcgtcattgtaattcctagtttgctttcttagaagtgTTGTCTTAGGAACAAATCAAAATTCGTAAacttttgagtttattttatgactagggatagtcataagtttaaagcctttgtaactaggatagttatagagTGACTTGTGGTGggtgcatcacaagttagttgaagtctttgtaatagggttttttcaaagtggcttgtaatagagagATTgtaagttagtgaagttaaaatcctacaagagtaagtcgtggtttttttatccccgtgtgtgggatttttccacataAAATTCCCTTGCCTTCTTTACTTTCAGTCTTTACAGCATTCTAAGCATCATCTCAtataggaccaggtactctatagtttggtggactcatataaactaacaattggtatcagagcaggtttctcctatcaggctaacacctaggaaggatcctcaatgGCTGCTCTACCAAACTTTGAAAaaggacaatcaacctatagACCTCCCAGATTCAATGGTCAATATTATGGCTGGTGGAAGACCCGCATGCATGATTTTATGATGGTAGAAGATTCAGAATTGTGGGACatcatttgtgatggtccacATATTCCCATGAAGAAGCTTGAAGAAACAGGACCAATGGTGCCCAAAGGGAGAAACGAGTTCGGCGACATTAATAGAAAAGCtgtagaaaagaactatcgtgccaagaaaatcttgTTGTGTGGCATAGGACCTAATGAGTACAACAAAGTCTCAGCTTGTGATACTACCAAATAAATATGGAAAGCTTTACAAACTGCACACGAAGGAACTACTCAGTTCAAACAATCCAAGATCGACATACTCACCACTGAATATGAGCTCTTCGGGATGAATAATGATGAGTCCATACAAGATATGTACAccagattcacctccatcataaatgagcttcattcacttggagatgtcattcccagaaacaagcttgtaaggaaaatccTTAGTGTTCTACCTGGGTCGTGGGAAAGTAAGGTGAATGCcatcactgaagctaaagatctacaaactctgaccatggatgagttgattggtaatctgaagacatacgagatgaaaataaagaaagacagtgaaagaagagagcccaagaaggaaaagaacctggtacttaAGGCTAAAAGCAGCGACTCAAGTGATGAAGATAGtgacatggcctatcttactaagagattttaaaagatggttcgaagaaatggtggTATACCAAAGTGGGATAGTTCAGGTAAAGCAAGGAACAACGATCTCTGTCACAAATGTGGAAAgtcagggcatttcatcaaagactgcccACTCGCGAAACAGGAGCAATACAAGCAAAATCCTGAcaaagcaggaaaaaggaacctggttccagaTAAACGATTCAATCGAAAAAGTGTTGCCGACAATATTGTTAATCAGgcttgctgcttggggagactccTCGAGTGAATCCGAAGGGAATCAGATGCATAAaatagttccatgatggcagtggaaactgaagcaacaaaGTATAATTCACTGTTTGTGTTGATGGCTCagtcagatgatgatgatgaagacaatgaggtaaacttcagggatgttcagagaaatctaaaATCCTACTCTTCTAAGAAGCTAAGGTCTTTATCTAATGTCCTAATTTATGCCTATTATAGCCTTATAAATGATAAGGAGATCCTGACCATAGAACTAGGAGAGGccgaacaatctagagatgatctagtggtctgtgtagtggacttaaatgagaccatagctaatcttgaaaaagaaaatgaagccTTGAATGAAAGATTAACTAGTGTGGAAAATGAGAGAGACGATCTgatggtagtagttgttgatctaaaagaaacaatagaaggcCTTAACAATAAGAAACACACCTTAGAAGAAAAAATTGCATCTACTGAAGAAGAAAGGGATGACCTGTTAGTAATATGCACTGatctagaggaaaccattgagggaATCAATAGAGAACATAGGAATGTAAGTCTTGGGAAAGGGAAGGAAGTAGCCAGTGAGACGCACATTATGCTTGAAAAGGAGTTAACTGTTGTGAAAACCAGTCTCTGTAGTGAACTCGAGAAGAATCAGCAACTTCAACCtgaattggagaaagtaagaATTGATATTGAGAAATCTCTGAAGTGGACCTAGTCCTCAGATGTCGTTAGTGCCATGTATCTTAACAATAGTGGGAACAAGCAGGGcatcgggttccaaagggagaaaacccCTTACAACCCTCACAGCAAGTATGCCACTGTACCTGATAACTAACtatgtacccactgtgggaataatgggcattttaaagaaaattgctagGCTGGGGTTCAGTCTGCTCAGAAAAAACAAAGTGTTTACTAATAAAGTGACTACTAACAAAGGATCAAGTACCACTCGCAAGAAGCGGATGTTGCCTGCATGGACTAGGAAAGCCCTCATTCATCCTTTCTatcataacaagggacccaaactagtttgggttcctaaatctaacccttgatttgTATGTGCAGGGAATAGTGAGAGGAAGCAAACTGCGATGGACTATGGTCTGTGGATGCTTAAAAGCACGCAACTGAAAACAATCATGAATCTCTTCTCACTGAAAGCCCTGCAGGAAGGGAATGTATCCTTAAAAAGGAAGCAGAGGGTACATTCTCAGTGAATAAAAATTTGGAAAGGTTCTTTTGGCACTCAGGTGGAAACGTGTACTATGTGAATGGCCTGAAAAGTACAGTCACCAATCTGATAACTGGCCAAGTGTTCTCAAtggacaaaggaaacaagaacatcCACTTCGATTAATTATCTCCATAAGCTGGTGGTA
Above is a window of Nicotiana tabacum cultivar K326 chromosome 8, ASM71507v2, whole genome shotgun sequence DNA encoding:
- the LOC107805887 gene encoding NADP-dependent malic enzyme-like; translated protein: MAFGCEGVGSRAAMVVCLRKLEEKEENQKFFFDNGYRRDSTIGHLPANDMLLAASEALAAQVTEEHFAKGMIYPPFGNIRKISAYIAASTVAAKAYELGVATRISRHADLVTYADESCMYTPNYRSYR